The Xiphophorus couchianus chromosome 5, X_couchianus-1.0, whole genome shotgun sequence genome includes a region encoding these proteins:
- the dusp5 gene encoding dual specificity protein phosphatase 5: MKVSSIDCRRLKKIIRKECGSCLIVDCRPYFSFTNSSIKGSVNVNLNSLVVRRSRGGPVPLQFVIPDERALFRLREGSISAIVALDDRTSHWQKLKKDSVAQIVINTLSHLASGASICFLKGGYVNFYSQYPELCTEVKTIDQSGTETEKRVSSHSEKLSHRKPDYDQGKPVEILPFLYLGSAYHASRQDYLSDLHITALLNVSRRDLHPTRGHYDYKWIPVEDSPMADISSHFQEAIEFIDQVKQSGGKVLVHCEAGISRSPTICMAYIMRTQKLRLNEAFEVIKQRRSVISPNFSFMGQLLQFESEVLSNAPAMGATPEPATPCVTESASFFANDFSATFSTKNFEPSMFTLPTSCLQSPVHHPLKLSPITALP; this comes from the exons ATGAAGGTCTCCAGCATTGACTGCCGGCGTCTAAAGAAGATCATCAGGAAGGAGTGCGGCAGCTGTCTGATTGTGGACTGTCGACCCTATTTTTCATTCACGAACTCCAGTATCAAAGGGTCCGTCAACGTCAATCTCAACTCTCTGGTGGTCCGGAGGTCCCGGGGAGGGCCTGTGCCTCTGCAGTTCGTCATCCCGGACGAGAGAGCCCTGTTTCGGCTCCGGGAAGGGAGCATATCGGCGATCGTGGCTCTCGATGACCGGACGTCCCACTGGCAGAAGCTGAAAAAGGACAGTGTAGCACAAATAGTAATAAACACCCTGTCGCATCTAGCGAGCGGGGCAAGCATCTGCTTCTTGAAAG GAGGATACGTAAACTTCTACTCTCAATACCCTGAACTTTGCACTGAGGTGAAAACCATTGACCAGAGCGGAACTGAAACCGAGAAAAGAGTCAGCAGCCACAGCGAGAAGCTTTCTCACCGCAAACCAGATTATGATCAG GGTAAACCCGTAGAGATCCTTCCTTTCCTCTACCTCGGCAGTGCCTACCACGCTTCCAGACAGGACTATCTCAGCGACCTTCACATCACAGCCTTGCTCAACGTGTCGCGTCGGGACCTGCATCCGACCAGGGGCCACTATGACTACAAGTGGATCCCGGTGGAGGATAGCCCCATGGCCGACATTAGCTCACACTTTCAGGAGGCAATAGAATTCATTG ATCAAGTGAAGCAATCAGGAGGGAAGGTACTGGTACACTGCGAAGCAGGCATCTCACGCTCGCCCACCATCTGCATGGCGTACATCATGAGGACCCAGAAACTGAGGCTTAATGAAGCTTTCGAGGTCATCAAGCAGCGGCGCTCCGTCATTTCGCCGAACTTCAGCTTCATGGGCCAGCTGTTGCAGTTCGAGTCCGAGGTCTTGTCCAACGCTCCGGCCATGGGTGCCACGCCCGAACCTGCCACTCCGTGCGTCACAGAGTCAGCCTCGTTTTTTGCCAATGACTTCTCCGCCACTTTCAGCACCAAAAACTTTGAGCCATCCATGTTCACCCTCCCTACCTCTTGCCTGCAGTCCCCAGTACACCACCCGTTGAAACTGAGCCCAATAACTGCACTgccttaa